In a single window of the Macrobrachium rosenbergii isolate ZJJX-2024 chromosome 35, ASM4041242v1, whole genome shotgun sequence genome:
- the LOC136856352 gene encoding uncharacterized protein isoform X3, translating into MRTFPQQFLQAVTDCDILVGPRNLQTDKMREASLILVALISMGVLHKLVKSSIDTKRITIFTGKVMPAKYVKHNVTVENACQCRNLCEVVLDCTSTTWIRMADTNTSRCLISVINFSVVELQDPDQGISSAKTFYWFNGAQYWIGLYQEVSTANPVWMNINGNTSMTEVTVSGGGSANCYIVHGVPWTVQNRDCNLQLYAVCERNF; encoded by the exons GTCCCAGAAATCTTCAAACAGACAAGATGAGGGAAGCATCCTTGATACTGGTGGCCTTGATTTCAATGGGGGTGTTGCACAAACTGGTGAAATCAAGCATCGACACAAAGAGAATCACTATTTTCACTGGAAAAGTCATGCCAGCAAAGTATGTCAAGCATAATGTCACAGTTGAGAACGCCT gCCAGTGTAGAAACCTCTGCGAAGTAGTATTGGACTGCACAAGCACCACCTGGATCAGGATGGCCGATACCAACACCTCGCGATGCCTCATCTCTGTAATCAACTTTAGTGTTGTGGAGCTGCAAGACCCAGACCAAGGGATCTCCTCTGCCAAAACTTTCTACTGGTTCA ACGGAGCACAATACTGGATTGGGCTTTACCAAGAGGTCTCCACGGCAAATCCAGTGTGGATGAATATAAATG gaAACACATCGATGACCGAAGTCACCGTATCTGGTGGTGGGAGTGCAAATTGTTATATAGTGCATGGTGTACCTTGGACTGTACAGAACAGGGACTGTAACTTGCAACTGTACGCTGTGTGCGAAAGGAACTTCTGA
- the LOC136856352 gene encoding uncharacterized protein isoform X1 has protein sequence MRTFPQQFLQAVTDCDILVGPRNLQTDKMREASLILVALISMGVLHKLVKSSIDTKRITIFTGKVMPAKYVKHNVTVENACQCRNLCEVVLDCTSTTWIRMADTNTSRCLISVINFSVVELQDPDQGISSAKTFYWFNLDFTPGRYGFYKVCASYATLFDALNFCRSQGGGLVTLETNAKLKDVTSFLWQGYGAQYWIGLYQEVSTANPVWMNINGNTSMTEVTVSGGGSANCYIVHGVPWTVQNRDCNLQLYAVCERNF, from the exons GTCCCAGAAATCTTCAAACAGACAAGATGAGGGAAGCATCCTTGATACTGGTGGCCTTGATTTCAATGGGGGTGTTGCACAAACTGGTGAAATCAAGCATCGACACAAAGAGAATCACTATTTTCACTGGAAAAGTCATGCCAGCAAAGTATGTCAAGCATAATGTCACAGTTGAGAACGCCT gCCAGTGTAGAAACCTCTGCGAAGTAGTATTGGACTGCACAAGCACCACCTGGATCAGGATGGCCGATACCAACACCTCGCGATGCCTCATCTCTGTAATCAACTTTAGTGTTGTGGAGCTGCAAGACCCAGACCAAGGGATCTCCTCTGCCAAAACTTTCTACTGGTTCA ACCTTGATTTTACACCGGGCCGATACGGATTTTACAAGGTGTGTGCATCTTATGCCACTTTATTTGACGCGCTGAACTTCTGCAGGTCCCAAGGAGGGGGGCTGGTCACTCTGGAAACCAACGCAAAACTGAAAGATGTGACTTCTTTCCTCTGGCAGGGAT ACGGAGCACAATACTGGATTGGGCTTTACCAAGAGGTCTCCACGGCAAATCCAGTGTGGATGAATATAAATG gaAACACATCGATGACCGAAGTCACCGTATCTGGTGGTGGGAGTGCAAATTGTTATATAGTGCATGGTGTACCTTGGACTGTACAGAACAGGGACTGTAACTTGCAACTGTACGCTGTGTGCGAAAGGAACTTCTGA
- the LOC136856352 gene encoding uncharacterized protein isoform X2 translates to MREASLILVALISMGVLHKLVKSSIDTKRITIFTGKVMPAKYVKHNVTVENACQCRNLCEVVLDCTSTTWIRMADTNTSRCLISVINFSVVELQDPDQGISSAKTFYWFNLDFTPGRYGFYKVCASYATLFDALNFCRSQGGGLVTLETNAKLKDVTSFLWQGYGAQYWIGLYQEVSTANPVWMNINGNTSMTEVTVSGGGSANCYIVHGVPWTVQNRDCNLQLYAVCERNF, encoded by the exons ATGAGGGAAGCATCCTTGATACTGGTGGCCTTGATTTCAATGGGGGTGTTGCACAAACTGGTGAAATCAAGCATCGACACAAAGAGAATCACTATTTTCACTGGAAAAGTCATGCCAGCAAAGTATGTCAAGCATAATGTCACAGTTGAGAACGCCT gCCAGTGTAGAAACCTCTGCGAAGTAGTATTGGACTGCACAAGCACCACCTGGATCAGGATGGCCGATACCAACACCTCGCGATGCCTCATCTCTGTAATCAACTTTAGTGTTGTGGAGCTGCAAGACCCAGACCAAGGGATCTCCTCTGCCAAAACTTTCTACTGGTTCA ACCTTGATTTTACACCGGGCCGATACGGATTTTACAAGGTGTGTGCATCTTATGCCACTTTATTTGACGCGCTGAACTTCTGCAGGTCCCAAGGAGGGGGGCTGGTCACTCTGGAAACCAACGCAAAACTGAAAGATGTGACTTCTTTCCTCTGGCAGGGAT ACGGAGCACAATACTGGATTGGGCTTTACCAAGAGGTCTCCACGGCAAATCCAGTGTGGATGAATATAAATG gaAACACATCGATGACCGAAGTCACCGTATCTGGTGGTGGGAGTGCAAATTGTTATATAGTGCATGGTGTACCTTGGACTGTACAGAACAGGGACTGTAACTTGCAACTGTACGCTGTGTGCGAAAGGAACTTCTGA